The DNA window GCAGTCGGCGCCGTGACGGCGAAGCCGCCGACCGCGAGACAGGCAGCACCGATCGCGGGCACGATACGGCGGTACATCAGTGCAGTGTTCACGTCATCCATCCTGCTCCGCAGTCGGCGTTCATGTCAGTCCGCTTCATTCGCAGGCGATTCCGTCGTTGTCTCGATCGAGGTGCGAGGCGTATCCGGCTGACCGCGGTAGAGCGGGGTTCGGCTCGTGGATGGTTTGCCATCGGTGCGCAAGTCGGGCGAGACGAAACGGGCAAAGCAGGTAGGGTCGGTCGCTGGTGGGTGTCCTGCGAGAGTCGAGGGGTTGCCGATGGCTCGGCGGTTGATGGCTGTGCTGGGTGCTGTCGTGTGCGCGGCGGGGGCGATGTCGTATGAGGGGCGACCCGCCGGCGCGGATGTGTCGGGTGCCGGCCCGTGTATGACCGATCCGGCGGCCGTGCACGAAGGGCTCGTACCCAAGATACTCGAGGTGCCGGTTCCGTATCCGGTGATCACCGTGTTGCCGCCGGATCGGGTCGAGCCCGCGCCGACCCGGACGCAGATGGAGCTGCCGACGGATCCGTGCGCAAATCCCTGCCCGGATCTCACCGACGTCCCGACGCCGCCGCCGAGTCTCGCGAATCGACTCGGCATTCCGGAAATCCTGTTGAGCCCCAAACCCTTCCACCTCGGGATCCCGGGGCCGGGACCGGATCCCGGTCAGGTGCCGCCGCCCCCGCCGCGCGTGGATCCGCCGACCGAGCCGGCCGCGCAGTCACCGGCCCGGGCGCAGCCGCGGATCGGCGCGGTCACCGAGGTGGCCAAGCAGACCGGCGCGAATTCGGTCAATCGCACCGATAAGCGCTGGCAGGTGGACGGTACCGACCTGGGCATCATGTGGGAGAGCGCGCCGGGCGAGATCGCGACCGCCTTCGGCGACACCATCGGGCGCGGTTTCCACCCGCCGGGCGGGTTGGGGATGGACTGGCGCAGCAATGTGCTCGCCTTCAGCACCGATCGGGATCTCGCCGACGGGATGACCTACGACCGGATGGTGACCGACGACCGTTGCCACGCCGCGGAAGTGCTCTCCAGC is part of the Nocardia sp. NBC_00565 genome and encodes:
- a CDS encoding excalibur calcium-binding domain-containing protein; amino-acid sequence: MGHTRAGTRHIRAGGSPLIRHRPRRAHDSTQHSHQPPSHRQPLDSRRTPTSDRPYLLCPFRLARLAHRWQTIHEPNPALPRSAGYASHLDRDNDGIACE
- a CDS encoding DUF4185 domain-containing protein, encoding MARRLMAVLGAVVCAAGAMSYEGRPAGADVSGAGPCMTDPAAVHEGLVPKILEVPVPYPVITVLPPDRVEPAPTRTQMELPTDPCANPCPDLTDVPTPPPSLANRLGIPEILLSPKPFHLGIPGPGPDPGQVPPPPPRVDPPTEPAAQSPARAQPRIGAVTEVAKQTGANSVNRTDKRWQVDGTDLGIMWESAPGEIATAFGDTIGRGFHPPGGLGMDWRSNVLAFSTDRDLADGMTYDRMVTDDRCHAAEVLSSRKIDNVEVTTIPTSGFALGDRQYLSYMSIRTWNSIPGTFFTNYGGIAYSDDHGQSWTKDPYARWDNIFGLANFQVSAMVPQGDYVYMFGTPNTRLGAVGLARVPKDQLLNTTAYQYWRDGNWTPVGGFGSASPIVDAPAGELSVRFDAARNVWQMSYLDTAKAALVVRESDSPQGVWSDGAPTVTVRDYPELYGGFIHPWSAGSNLYFTISTWSDYNVYLMRATLE